From a single Okeanomitos corallinicola TIOX110 genomic region:
- a CDS encoding serine/threonine-protein kinase — translation MTCCTFCLYSHNLDDSRFCIKCGKSLLLKERYRPIHPLGSGGFGRTFLAVDEHIPSQPRCVIKQLYFLNANTATLAKAIELFNQEAVRLNELQHPQIPQLMAHFEQENQLYLVQELIVGKTLAQELQAEGLFREVHIWQLLQNLLPVLQFIHSQQVVHRDIKPANIMRRYPPITGNKSEAQLPISNGELSHQGSTMTVSELESLNSSGKTKSSLSISKIKPINFIAESRKGELVLIDFGVAKQITATALAHTGTTVGSAEYIAPEQMRGKALPASDLYSLGVTCIYLLTGISPFELFDITSDRWIWQDYLTTENSVSEQLSTILDKLLQNSLSQRYQSATEVLAAIHTKVQPVKQNINIHVNDQNTLYSATGVDYTKLEKFLRHKQWQKADAETWLVMRQALSKPSSKYLFNSDLEKFPSEDLQIIDYLWTKHSEGHFGFSVQIQIYESCGRDYGKFCDIVGWDITKSSSSGQNIFFNWTMNQSYPKGNLPSHAWVGGTKPWEHLSSLIVAFLKIQ, via the coding sequence CTCTCACAATTTAGATGATTCCCGCTTCTGTATTAAATGTGGTAAGTCACTGCTGCTCAAAGAACGATATCGTCCTATCCATCCTCTTGGTAGTGGGGGGTTTGGTAGAACTTTTTTAGCTGTAGATGAACACATACCTTCTCAGCCAAGGTGTGTTATTAAACAACTTTACTTTCTAAATGCAAATACAGCCACATTAGCAAAAGCTATTGAATTATTTAATCAAGAAGCAGTGCGTTTGAATGAGTTACAGCATCCTCAAATTCCCCAATTAATGGCACATTTTGAACAGGAAAATCAACTGTATTTAGTGCAAGAATTAATTGTTGGTAAAACCTTAGCACAGGAGTTACAAGCGGAAGGTTTGTTTAGGGAAGTGCATATTTGGCAACTTCTCCAAAATTTATTACCAGTGCTGCAATTTATCCATTCTCAACAAGTAGTTCATCGGGATATCAAGCCAGCCAATATTATGCGAAGATATCCACCAATAACAGGTAATAAATCTGAAGCACAACTACCAATTAGTAATGGAGAATTGTCACATCAAGGTTCTACTATGACTGTGAGTGAATTAGAATCTTTAAATTCTTCAGGAAAAACTAAATCCAGCCTCTCAATTAGTAAGATTAAACCAATAAATTTTATAGCTGAATCTAGAAAGGGTGAATTAGTATTAATTGATTTTGGTGTTGCTAAACAAATCACAGCTACAGCTTTAGCTCATACAGGGACAACGGTAGGAAGCGCAGAATATATAGCTCCCGAACAAATGCGGGGTAAGGCTTTACCAGCTAGTGATCTTTATAGTTTGGGTGTAACTTGTATTTATTTATTAACTGGAATTTCTCCCTTTGAGTTATTTGATATTACCAGCGATCGCTGGATCTGGCAAGATTATTTAACTACTGAAAATTCTGTTTCTGAGCAGTTGTCTACAATTCTTGATAAACTGCTGCAAAATTCCCTTTCTCAACGTTATCAATCGGCAACAGAAGTGTTAGCTGCCATTCACACAAAAGTCCAACCAGTTAAACAAAATATTAATATTCATGTTAATGATCAAAATACTCTATATTCAGCTACAGGAGTTGATTACACTAAGTTAGAAAAGTTTCTGCGCCATAAACAATGGCAAAAAGCCGATGCGGAAACTTGGCTGGTAATGCGTCAAGCTTTATCTAAACCTAGCAGTAAATATCTATTTAATAGCGATTTAGAAAAATTTCCCAGTGAAGACTTACAAATTATTGATTATTTGTGGACAAAACATAGCGAAGGGCATTTTGGGTTTAGTGTACAAATACAAATTTACGAAAGTTGTGGCAGAGATTATGGTAAATTTTGCGATATTGTGGGCTGGGATATCACAAAGTCTAGTTCTTCTGGGCAAAATATCTTTTTTAACTGGACAATGAA